Proteins found in one Nostoc sp. NIES-3756 genomic segment:
- a CDS encoding DEAD/DEAH box helicase, whose translation MAILHGSWISKEQDSCLFIWGETWRSPQVDFDFAEVVVNPLALSASELSEWLQSQHGTIFKLLPQKVEKRTSKAASDTKINLPITSQIIALPTKIFQPKKKEEIVISPIHSAALASESDPDVYLQPWRVEGFCLPHSAAIKFLTSLPLNITGEENAFLGGDLRFWSQISRWSLDLISRSKFLPIINQQPNNSINAKWQVLLDSAVDGTRLEKFAVKMPLVCRTYQGVGGGGYPLSIDFPVQPQELILKFLNGVIDTQLREMVGNQPVVETRLIASLPPAVRQWLQALTNASNSVSADVVGWERLEAALKAWTMPLQYQLASKNQFRTCFELCSPASGENQWTLAYFLQAADDPEFLVDAATIWQHPVEQLVYRERSIEQPQETFLRGLGLASRLYPVIAPTLDTESPQFCHLNPIQAYEFIKSVAWRFEDSGLGVILPPSLANREGWANRLGLKISAETPNKKQGRLGLQSLLNFQWQLAIGGQTISKAEFDKLVALKSPLVEINGEWVELRPQDIKTAEAFFATRKDQMALSLEDALRLSTGDTQVIEKLPVVSFEASGALQELIGALTNNQAVAPLPKPKDFQGQLRPYQERGAAWLAFLERWGLGACLADDMGLGKTIQFIAFLLHLKEQDVLENPTLLVCPTSVLGNWEREVKKFAPTLKVLQYHGDKRPKGKAFQEAVKKHDLVITSYSLVHRDVKSLQGVSWQIIVLDEAQNVKNAEAKQSQAVRQLETTFRIALTGTPVENRLQELWSILDFLNPGYLGNKQFFQRRFAMPIEKYGDAASLNQLRALVQPFILRRLKTDREIIQDLPDKQEMTVFCGLSAEQAALYQQTVEASLADIESAEGLQRRGMILALLIKLKQICNHPAQYLKANTLDKYSSGKLQRLEEMLEEVLAEGDTYGAASGGRALIFTQFAEWGKLLKPHLEKQLGREIFFLYGSSSKKQREEMIDRFQHDPQGPPIMILSLKAGGVGLNLTRANHVFHFDRWWNPAVENQATDRVFRIGQTRNVQVHKFVCNGTLEEKIHDMIESKKQLAEQVVGAGEEWLTELDTDQLRNLLILDRSAVIDEDTD comes from the coding sequence ATGGCAATTTTACACGGTAGTTGGATATCAAAAGAGCAAGATAGTTGTTTATTTATTTGGGGAGAAACTTGGCGATCGCCACAAGTGGACTTTGATTTTGCAGAGGTAGTAGTTAATCCTCTGGCGTTGTCGGCATCTGAATTAAGTGAGTGGTTGCAGTCTCAACATGGGACAATTTTTAAACTACTACCACAAAAAGTAGAGAAGCGAACTTCTAAAGCAGCTAGTGACACAAAAATAAATTTACCAATTACTTCACAAATAATTGCTCTACCAACAAAGATTTTTCAACCTAAAAAGAAAGAAGAAATTGTCATTTCTCCTATACATTCTGCTGCTTTAGCATCTGAAAGTGATCCTGATGTTTATCTACAACCTTGGCGCGTGGAAGGTTTTTGCCTTCCCCATAGTGCAGCAATTAAATTCCTCACTTCTTTACCTTTAAATATTACTGGTGAAGAAAATGCTTTTTTGGGTGGAGACTTACGTTTTTGGTCACAAATTTCCCGTTGGAGTTTAGATTTAATTTCTCGGTCTAAGTTTCTTCCTATTATCAACCAACAGCCGAATAATTCTATAAATGCCAAATGGCAAGTGCTTTTGGATAGTGCTGTAGATGGAACTCGTTTAGAAAAGTTTGCGGTAAAGATGCCGTTGGTTTGTCGGACTTACCAAGGAGTAGGGGGTGGGGGCTATCCTTTATCTATTGATTTTCCTGTGCAGCCGCAGGAGTTGATATTGAAGTTTCTCAATGGTGTGATAGATACGCAGTTGCGGGAGATGGTAGGGAATCAGCCTGTGGTGGAAACTCGGTTGATAGCTTCTTTACCTCCGGCGGTACGACAGTGGTTACAGGCTTTAACTAATGCGTCTAATTCAGTTAGTGCGGATGTGGTTGGTTGGGAACGGTTAGAAGCGGCGCTGAAAGCTTGGACAATGCCGCTACAATATCAACTGGCTAGCAAAAATCAATTTCGCACTTGTTTTGAATTGTGTTCTCCAGCATCAGGAGAAAACCAATGGACGCTGGCGTATTTCTTGCAAGCAGCCGATGATCCAGAATTTTTAGTAGATGCAGCAACGATTTGGCAGCATCCTGTAGAACAATTAGTTTATCGAGAGCGATCAATTGAACAGCCCCAGGAGACATTTTTGCGGGGTTTGGGGTTAGCTTCTCGATTGTACCCAGTCATTGCGCCTACTTTAGATACAGAATCGCCCCAATTTTGTCACCTCAACCCCATCCAAGCCTATGAATTTATCAAATCCGTTGCTTGGCGGTTTGAAGATAGCGGTTTAGGCGTGATTTTACCGCCGAGTTTGGCAAACCGGGAAGGTTGGGCAAATCGTTTGGGTTTAAAAATCTCTGCCGAAACGCCAAACAAAAAGCAAGGGCGTTTGGGATTGCAAAGTTTGTTGAATTTCCAATGGCAATTAGCAATTGGCGGGCAAACTATTTCTAAGGCGGAATTTGATAAGTTGGTAGCTTTAAAAAGCCCTTTAGTAGAAATTAATGGTGAGTGGGTGGAGTTGCGTCCCCAAGATATCAAGACAGCCGAAGCCTTTTTTGCTACCCGTAAAGACCAAATGGCTTTATCTTTAGAAGATGCTTTACGTCTGAGTACCGGAGATACTCAAGTAATTGAGAAATTACCAGTAGTTAGTTTTGAAGCCTCCGGCGCATTACAAGAATTGATAGGGGCGCTGACAAATAATCAAGCCGTTGCACCATTACCTAAGCCGAAGGACTTTCAAGGACAGTTACGTCCTTATCAAGAAAGGGGTGCGGCTTGGTTGGCTTTCCTCGAACGTTGGGGTTTAGGCGCTTGTCTCGCTGACGATATGGGATTGGGCAAAACGATTCAGTTCATTGCCTTTCTTTTGCACCTGAAAGAACAGGATGTTCTAGAAAATCCAACTTTATTAGTTTGTCCTACTTCTGTTTTAGGTAACTGGGAAAGGGAAGTCAAAAAATTTGCCCCTACACTAAAAGTTCTCCAATATCATGGTGATAAACGTCCCAAAGGTAAAGCCTTTCAAGAAGCAGTTAAAAAGCATGATTTAGTTATCACCAGTTACTCATTAGTGCATAGAGATGTGAAATCATTACAAGGTGTTTCTTGGCAGATAATTGTTTTAGATGAAGCCCAAAATGTTAAGAATGCCGAAGCCAAGCAATCACAGGCAGTTAGACAACTAGAAACAACATTTCGCATTGCTTTGACAGGTACACCAGTAGAAAATAGACTACAGGAACTTTGGTCAATTCTAGATTTTCTCAATCCGGGTTATTTAGGTAATAAACAATTCTTCCAAAGACGCTTTGCTATGCCAATTGAAAAGTATGGTGATGCAGCATCTTTAAATCAATTGCGTGCTTTAGTACAACCATTTATTCTGCGCCGTCTAAAAACAGACCGGGAAATTATTCAGGATTTGCCAGATAAGCAAGAAATGACGGTATTTTGTGGTTTGAGCGCGGAACAAGCTGCACTTTATCAACAAACTGTAGAAGCATCTTTAGCAGATATTGAATCAGCCGAAGGATTACAACGTCGAGGGATGATTTTAGCTTTATTAATTAAACTCAAACAAATCTGTAATCATCCGGCGCAATATCTGAAAGCAAATACTTTGGATAAATACAGTTCAGGTAAATTACAACGTTTAGAAGAAATGTTGGAAGAAGTATTAGCAGAAGGTGATACTTACGGCGCTGCTAGTGGGGGGAGGGCTTTAATTTTTACCCAATTTGCAGAGTGGGGTAAATTACTCAAACCACATTTAGAAAAACAACTAGGACGAGAAATATTCTTCTTATATGGTAGTAGCAGTAAAAAGCAACGTGAAGAAATGATTGACCGTTTTCAACACGACCCCCAAGGGCCACCGATTATGATTCTTTCTCTCAAAGCTGGTGGTGTGGGATTAAATTTAACTAGGGCAAATCATGTATTTCACTTTGATAGATGGTGGAACCCTGCTGTAGAAAATCAAGCTACAGACCGCGTATTTCGCATTGGTCAAACGCGCAATGTGCAGGTGCATAAATTTGTTTGCAATGGCACATTAGAAGAGAAAATTCACGACATGATTGAGAGTAAAAAACAATTAGCTG